A window of Strigops habroptila isolate Jane chromosome 5, bStrHab1.2.pri, whole genome shotgun sequence contains these coding sequences:
- the VSIR gene encoding V-type immunoglobulin domain-containing suppressor of T-cell activation isoform X2 yields MRAINTGVSSIFRGPAAFLITTPYSLCVCPEGQNVTLTCRISGPLADRHDLLYKTWYFSSNGDQSCSEKKHIRNVTEKELHHDLGRHHELPGNGTQKSPVGGQASHHGVEFVPDHHGAFHIVVMNLTLQDSGNYCCYAVEARREHGKPHTLQVAHGFVELQIQPGRGGLQNCTFHTATSKDITAAALATGACIVGILCLPLILLLIYKQRQAVSSRRAHELVRMESNAQGIENPVFEAVPSASTESRPRPQLSYMASRQPSESGRHLLSEPGTPLSPPGPGDCFFPTLDPVPDSPNSLKE; encoded by the exons ATGAGGGCCATTAACACAGGTGTCTCAAGCATCTTCA GAGGACCAGCAGCTTTTCTCATCACCACCCCATACTCACTGTGCGTCTGCCCTGAGGGCCAGAACGTCACCCTGACCTGCCGGATCAGTGGTCCCCTCGCCGACCGCCATGACCTGCTCTACAAAACCTGGTACTTCAGCAGCAACGGTgaccagagctgctctgagaaGAAGCACATCCGCAACGTCACTGAGAAGGAGCTGCACCACGACCTGGGCAGGCACCATGAGCTGCCGGGAAATGGCACCCAAAAATCCCCTGTCGGGGGGCAAGCCAGCCATCATGGGGTGGAGTTTGTACCAGACCACCACGGAGCCTTTCACATTGTGGTGATGAACCTGACACTGCAGGACAGTGGGAATTACTGCTGCTACGCTGTGGAGGCCAGGCGGGAGCACGGCAAGCCCCACACCCTGCAGGTCGCTCATGGCTTCGTGGAGCTCCAGATCCAGCCAG GCAGAGGAGGGCTTCAAAACTGCACGTTTCATACTGCCACCAGCAAag ATATCACAGCCGCTGCGCTGGCAACAGGCGCCTGCATCGTGGGCATCCTCTGCCTGCCCCTCATCTTGCTCCTGATTTACAAGCAGAGACAAGCTGTCAGCAGCAGAC GTGCTCATGAGCTTGTCAGGATGGAGAG caATGCCCAGGGCATTGAGAACCCTGTCTTTGAGGCAGTCCCCTCGGCCAGCACGGAGTCACGGCCCCGACCCCAGCTCTCCTACATGGCCAGCCGGCAGCCCTCCGAGTCTGGCCGGCACCTGCTCTCTGAACCCGGCACCCCCCTATCCCCCCCAGGCCCCGGGGACTGCTTCTTCCCAACGCTGG ATCCTGTTCCCGACTCACCGAATTCCTTGAAAGAGTAA
- the VSIR gene encoding V-type immunoglobulin domain-containing suppressor of T-cell activation isoform X1, protein MEPAAPRPGLLLAALCLLASHGGPAAFLITTPYSLCVCPEGQNVTLTCRISGPLADRHDLLYKTWYFSSNGDQSCSEKKHIRNVTEKELHHDLGRHHELPGNGTQKSPVGGQASHHGVEFVPDHHGAFHIVVMNLTLQDSGNYCCYAVEARREHGKPHTLQVAHGFVELQIQPGRGGLQNCTFHTATSKDITAAALATGACIVGILCLPLILLLIYKQRQAVSSRRAHELVRMESNAQGIENPVFEAVPSASTESRPRPQLSYMASRQPSESGRHLLSEPGTPLSPPGPGDCFFPTLDPVPDSPNSLKE, encoded by the exons GAGGACCAGCAGCTTTTCTCATCACCACCCCATACTCACTGTGCGTCTGCCCTGAGGGCCAGAACGTCACCCTGACCTGCCGGATCAGTGGTCCCCTCGCCGACCGCCATGACCTGCTCTACAAAACCTGGTACTTCAGCAGCAACGGTgaccagagctgctctgagaaGAAGCACATCCGCAACGTCACTGAGAAGGAGCTGCACCACGACCTGGGCAGGCACCATGAGCTGCCGGGAAATGGCACCCAAAAATCCCCTGTCGGGGGGCAAGCCAGCCATCATGGGGTGGAGTTTGTACCAGACCACCACGGAGCCTTTCACATTGTGGTGATGAACCTGACACTGCAGGACAGTGGGAATTACTGCTGCTACGCTGTGGAGGCCAGGCGGGAGCACGGCAAGCCCCACACCCTGCAGGTCGCTCATGGCTTCGTGGAGCTCCAGATCCAGCCAG GCAGAGGAGGGCTTCAAAACTGCACGTTTCATACTGCCACCAGCAAag ATATCACAGCCGCTGCGCTGGCAACAGGCGCCTGCATCGTGGGCATCCTCTGCCTGCCCCTCATCTTGCTCCTGATTTACAAGCAGAGACAAGCTGTCAGCAGCAGAC GTGCTCATGAGCTTGTCAGGATGGAGAG caATGCCCAGGGCATTGAGAACCCTGTCTTTGAGGCAGTCCCCTCGGCCAGCACGGAGTCACGGCCCCGACCCCAGCTCTCCTACATGGCCAGCCGGCAGCCCTCCGAGTCTGGCCGGCACCTGCTCTCTGAACCCGGCACCCCCCTATCCCCCCCAGGCCCCGGGGACTGCTTCTTCCCAACGCTGG ATCCTGTTCCCGACTCACCGAATTCCTTGAAAGAGTAA
- the VSIR gene encoding V-type immunoglobulin domain-containing suppressor of T-cell activation isoform X3 — translation MEPAAPRPGLLLAALCLLASHGGPAAFLITTPYSLCVCPEGQNVTLTCRISGPLADRHDLLYKTWYFSSNGDQSCSEKKHIRNVTEKELHHDLGRHHELPGNGTQKSPVGGQASHHGVEFVPDHHGAFHIVVMNLTLQDSGNYCCYAVEARREHGKPHTLQVAHGFVELQIQPGRGGLQNCTFHTATSKDITAAALATGACIVGILCLPLILLLIYKQRQAVSSRPMPRALRTLSLRQSPRPARSHGPDPSSPTWPAGSPPSLAGTCSLNPAPPYPPQAPGTASSQRWILFPTHRIP, via the exons GAGGACCAGCAGCTTTTCTCATCACCACCCCATACTCACTGTGCGTCTGCCCTGAGGGCCAGAACGTCACCCTGACCTGCCGGATCAGTGGTCCCCTCGCCGACCGCCATGACCTGCTCTACAAAACCTGGTACTTCAGCAGCAACGGTgaccagagctgctctgagaaGAAGCACATCCGCAACGTCACTGAGAAGGAGCTGCACCACGACCTGGGCAGGCACCATGAGCTGCCGGGAAATGGCACCCAAAAATCCCCTGTCGGGGGGCAAGCCAGCCATCATGGGGTGGAGTTTGTACCAGACCACCACGGAGCCTTTCACATTGTGGTGATGAACCTGACACTGCAGGACAGTGGGAATTACTGCTGCTACGCTGTGGAGGCCAGGCGGGAGCACGGCAAGCCCCACACCCTGCAGGTCGCTCATGGCTTCGTGGAGCTCCAGATCCAGCCAG GCAGAGGAGGGCTTCAAAACTGCACGTTTCATACTGCCACCAGCAAag ATATCACAGCCGCTGCGCTGGCAACAGGCGCCTGCATCGTGGGCATCCTCTGCCTGCCCCTCATCTTGCTCCTGATTTACAAGCAGAGACAAGCTGTCAGCAGCAGAC caATGCCCAGGGCATTGAGAACCCTGTCTTTGAGGCAGTCCCCTCGGCCAGCACGGAGTCACGGCCCCGACCCCAGCTCTCCTACATGGCCAGCCGGCAGCCCTCCGAGTCTGGCCGGCACCTGCTCTCTGAACCCGGCACCCCCCTATCCCCCCCAGGCCCCGGGGACTGCTTCTTCCCAACGCTGG ATCCTGTTCCCGACTCACCGAATTCCTTGA